From a single Myxococcus fulvus genomic region:
- a CDS encoding efflux RND transporter permease subunit translates to MTPEQAEQAERERDEALVRHKHNTARYFTEKRQVAWVFLAFTLVWGVYGYFKMPKAKDPVIAVRVAVATCLWPGAEAEKIEQLVTRRIEQKISENASVEKIESISRTSLSVVYVTLKEDVADRAKEFDDIQGRLDTIRDLPSGAGPVQFLKDFGDTATLMLTVASPPANDVELELRSRAVARAIEDVRASASSSEPRATVVVSFPPSINATSMQRLGDQALRFFDALPETDDAHFIQSPGFIGVDMATSLDDDTLLRHLRAFAQDHLSLSELHPDVWRPIIVRDPKDVRARLTANAGDRYSHRQLDDFTDTIQRHLQRLPVVSKVTRTGVLPEKIFLEYSQERLASYGVQASGLANLISARNITAPGGILEMGGKSITIDPSGELSSERELGDIVATTSTNGTPVYLRDMVDVRRDYQSPPRFLNYLDARNAQGEFVRNRAITLAVNMRQGEQIDTFGHSVSEELAHVQRLLPEDLVIRRTSDQPLQVKENVDLFMSSLYEAIILVVLVALIGFWEWRTALLLALSIPITLAMTFGLMHVFGVDLQQISIASLIIALGLLVDDPVVASDAIKRSLSMGWKPRIAAWLGPTKLATAILFATLTNIAAYLPFLTLPGDTGKFIRTLPIVLTLSLVASRVVSMTFIPLLGSAILRAPAAQTPASEQKTSGFARRYQQVVGWAIDHRLLVVGVALLVLIVGALVGSRVRSAFFPKDLSYLSYVDVWLPEDATLTATRDTAREATRILQEVAEEYGKAHPSDGKPRQVLESVTEFIGGGGPRFWFSVAPELQQLNYAQLVIQVRDKEDTRMLVPLFQDALSRRIAGARIDVRELETGKPVGIPVSIRVSGEDIAVLRDIAEQAKAIFRSVPGTARTRDDWGSDTFSVKLEVDPDRANLAGVTNLDVATSSASAMNGMTVGQLREGIHQIDIVARLRAEERAQLGDIENLYISSRSGPQKVPLRQVSRVAYSLQTEKIRRRNQFRTITISTFPQQGVLASEVLKEARPKLDELQQHLPIGYTLEIGGEAEEQKKSFASMVVVLGMLIVAIYVALVIQFKNAVKPLVVFAALPFGAAAALVSLVIMGAPFSFMAFLGIISLMGVIVSHIIVLFDYIEEAHERGESLRESLLDAGLHRLRPVLVTVGATVLGLIPLALHGGPLWQPLCYAQIGGLTVATVLTLLLVPVLYTLFVRDLRWIHWEEH, encoded by the coding sequence GTGACGCCCGAGCAGGCGGAGCAGGCGGAACGGGAGCGCGACGAAGCGCTGGTACGGCACAAGCACAACACCGCGCGCTACTTCACGGAGAAGCGGCAGGTGGCCTGGGTGTTCCTGGCCTTCACGCTGGTGTGGGGCGTCTACGGCTACTTCAAGATGCCCAAGGCGAAGGACCCGGTCATCGCCGTGCGCGTCGCGGTGGCCACGTGCCTGTGGCCCGGCGCGGAGGCGGAGAAGATTGAGCAGCTGGTCACCCGCCGCATCGAGCAGAAGATCTCCGAGAACGCCAGCGTCGAGAAGATCGAGTCCATCAGTCGCACCAGCCTGTCCGTCGTCTACGTCACCCTGAAGGAGGACGTCGCGGACCGGGCCAAGGAGTTCGACGACATCCAGGGGCGGCTCGACACGATTCGCGACCTGCCGAGCGGCGCCGGGCCGGTGCAGTTCCTCAAGGACTTCGGCGACACCGCGACGCTGATGCTCACGGTGGCCAGTCCCCCGGCGAACGACGTGGAGCTGGAGCTGCGCTCGCGCGCCGTCGCCCGCGCCATCGAGGACGTGCGCGCGTCCGCCTCCTCTTCCGAACCCCGGGCCACGGTGGTGGTGAGCTTCCCGCCCTCCATCAACGCGACGTCCATGCAGCGCCTGGGAGACCAGGCCCTGCGCTTCTTCGACGCCCTGCCCGAGACGGATGACGCTCACTTCATCCAGAGCCCCGGCTTCATCGGCGTGGACATGGCCACGTCCCTGGACGACGACACGCTGCTGCGACACCTGCGCGCCTTCGCCCAGGACCACCTGAGCCTGTCCGAGCTGCACCCCGACGTGTGGCGCCCCATCATCGTCCGCGACCCGAAGGACGTCCGCGCCCGGCTGACGGCGAACGCCGGAGACCGCTACAGCCACCGGCAGCTCGACGACTTCACCGACACGATTCAGCGACACCTCCAGCGACTGCCCGTCGTCTCCAAGGTCACCCGCACGGGCGTGCTGCCGGAGAAGATCTTCCTGGAGTACTCGCAGGAGCGCCTCGCCTCCTACGGCGTCCAGGCCTCGGGGCTCGCGAACCTCATCTCCGCGCGCAACATCACCGCGCCCGGCGGCATCCTGGAGATGGGTGGCAAGAGCATCACCATCGACCCGTCGGGCGAGCTGTCCAGCGAGCGCGAGCTGGGCGACATCGTCGCCACCACGAGCACCAACGGCACGCCGGTGTACCTGCGCGACATGGTGGACGTGCGCCGCGACTACCAGAGCCCGCCGCGCTTCCTGAACTACCTGGACGCACGCAACGCCCAGGGCGAGTTCGTCCGCAACCGCGCCATCACCCTCGCCGTCAACATGCGCCAGGGCGAGCAGATCGACACCTTCGGCCACAGCGTGAGCGAGGAGCTGGCGCACGTCCAGCGGCTCCTGCCCGAGGACCTGGTCATCCGCCGCACCTCGGACCAGCCGCTCCAGGTGAAGGAGAACGTGGACCTGTTCATGTCCTCGCTCTACGAGGCCATCATCCTGGTGGTGCTCGTCGCGCTCATCGGTTTCTGGGAGTGGCGGACGGCGCTGCTCCTGGCCCTGTCCATCCCCATCACCCTGGCGATGACCTTCGGGCTGATGCACGTGTTCGGCGTGGACCTGCAGCAGATCTCCATCGCGTCGCTCATCATCGCGCTGGGCCTGCTGGTGGATGACCCCGTCGTGGCCAGCGACGCCATCAAGCGCTCGCTGTCCATGGGCTGGAAGCCGCGCATCGCCGCGTGGCTCGGTCCCACGAAGCTGGCCACCGCCATCCTCTTCGCAACCCTCACCAACATCGCCGCCTACCTGCCCTTCCTCACGCTGCCGGGGGACACGGGCAAGTTCATCCGCACTCTGCCCATCGTCCTCACGCTGTCCCTGGTCGCCTCGCGCGTCGTCTCCATGACGTTCATCCCGCTGCTGGGCTCCGCCATCCTCCGCGCGCCCGCGGCCCAGACGCCCGCGTCGGAACAGAAGACGTCGGGCTTCGCCCGGAGGTACCAGCAGGTCGTCGGCTGGGCCATCGACCACCGCCTGCTCGTCGTCGGCGTGGCGCTGCTCGTGCTCATCGTGGGCGCGCTCGTGGGCAGCCGCGTCCGCTCCGCCTTCTTCCCCAAGGACCTGTCCTATCTGTCCTACGTGGACGTCTGGCTGCCCGAGGACGCCACCCTCACCGCGACGCGCGACACCGCGAGGGAGGCCACCCGCATCCTCCAGGAGGTGGCCGAGGAGTACGGCAAGGCCCACCCGAGCGACGGCAAGCCACGCCAGGTGCTCGAATCGGTCACGGAGTTCATCGGCGGCGGCGGTCCCCGGTTCTGGTTCTCCGTGGCACCCGAGCTCCAGCAGCTCAACTACGCGCAGCTGGTCATCCAGGTCCGCGACAAGGAGGACACCCGCATGCTGGTGCCCTTGTTCCAGGACGCGCTGTCACGCCGCATCGCCGGGGCACGTATCGACGTGCGCGAGCTGGAGACGGGCAAGCCCGTGGGCATCCCCGTGTCCATCCGCGTGTCCGGCGAGGACATCGCCGTGCTGCGCGACATCGCCGAGCAGGCCAAGGCCATCTTCCGCTCCGTTCCCGGCACCGCGCGCACGCGCGATGACTGGGGCAGCGACACGTTCTCCGTGAAGCTGGAGGTGGACCCGGACCGGGCCAACCTCGCGGGCGTCACCAACCTGGACGTGGCCACGTCCTCCGCCTCGGCGATGAACGGCATGACGGTGGGCCAGCTGCGCGAGGGCATCCATCAAATCGACATCGTCGCCCGGCTCCGCGCCGAGGAGCGCGCCCAACTGGGTGACATCGAGAACCTGTACATCAGCTCGCGCAGCGGACCCCAGAAGGTGCCCCTGCGGCAGGTCTCCCGCGTCGCCTACTCGCTCCAGACGGAGAAGATCCGCCGCCGCAACCAGTTCCGCACCATCACCATCTCCACGTTTCCGCAGCAGGGCGTGCTCGCCTCGGAGGTCTTGAAGGAGGCTCGCCCGAAGCTCGATGAACTCCAGCAGCACCTGCCCATCGGCTACACGTTGGAGATCGGCGGCGAGGCGGAAGAGCAGAAGAAGAGCTTCGCCAGCATGGTCGTCGTGCTCGGCATGCTCATCGTCGCCATCTACGTGGCGCTGGTCATCCAGTTCAAGAACGCCGTCAAGCCGCTGGTCGTGTTCGCGGCCCTGCCCTTCGGCGCCGCGGCGGCGCTGGTGTCCCTGGTCATCATGGGCGCGCCGTTCAGCTTCATGGCCTTCCTGGGCATCATCAGCCTGATGGGCGTCATCGTCAGCCACATCATCGTGCTCTTCGACTACATCGAGGAGGCCCACGAGCGCGGCGAGTCCCTGCGCGAGTCCCTGCTCGACGCAGGGCTCCACCGCTTGCGGCCCGTGTTGGTGACGGTGGGAGCCACCGTGCTGGGGCTCATCCCCCTGGCGCTCCACGGAGGCCCGCTGTGGCAGCCGCTCTGCTATGCGCAGATAGGCGGCCTCACCGTGGCCACGGTGCTCACCCTGCTGCTCGTCCCCGTCCTCTACACGCTGTTCGTCAGGGACCTGCGCTGGATTCATTGGGAGGAACACTGA
- a CDS encoding PAS domain S-box protein has product MLEWLVPLVCTFTVLVTATVLAGWATASERLTRVVFLPGAGVMMPLTAVGLCCAGCALWLLRKKPGERLTRGLGMTLALLVVALGGLVLLQYATRRDLGIDHLFFEDTLARLAPRLPGRPSPLTAASMMLLGFALLLLHVRLRSGWHPARPLALLVALVSTQALIGYAYLEKDPLTAFIGLQAFGLYTPMALHSALLFLLLSVGILSVHPRHGLMGVLLRDDAGGLMARRLLPAVVALPLLVWGLRLVSEELGFRSGPFGTSVFALVTVLAFVLLLARNANALSRLDARQREVAQSLRISEARFAGIVNNAADAIIAVDEQRNLTLFNTGAERIFGYAAVEVLGRPMDLLLSEPLELPARNAAGTHRGDEERTPLSGRRKSGEVFPAEATLADVRVDDVAFRAVILRDMSARVRAEEARRNREELFRTAFDHAPIGMSLVGLDGHFLNVNEALGQMLGYSREELCAVTFQDLTHPEDLEEDLLQVRRLLDGELGTYQLEKRYHHKLGHSVSVLLTASLVHDSRGRPLHFISQVQDISERKQQEREQRLLAEAGPRLASSLDPGTTVTTVSRLLVPALADFCVVTMIDEHGKVQRRECLASTQQKTWVMEELFGAYPQVHLRRGHELAEVFMSGQPLLLEEVPASLLESTAEDARHLELLRRLAPRSVIVVPLSARGHTVGVVALGTSESGRSYGRRDLALVEELARRAALALDNASLHARSEEATHLRDEVLRIVAHDLRAPLNVISLSAGTMMKRSPSERAADSRPLTSIQKAVTRATALIEDLLDVARMQGGSLTVDRRPESTVALLTESLELHRALAEAQSVQLQLDVGPDTPDLFVDRDRVLQLFSNLIGNALKFTPMGGCIVLRARPWGEMVRCSVSDTGSGIPPEDQLHLFEPFWQARSRAKEGAGLGLTIVKGITEAHGGRVWVDSQPGLGTTFYCSLPAVHSVDSALTWHV; this is encoded by the coding sequence GTGCTCGAATGGCTGGTTCCGCTCGTGTGCACGTTCACCGTCCTGGTGACGGCCACGGTGCTGGCGGGCTGGGCGACGGCCAGCGAGCGGCTCACCCGTGTGGTCTTCCTCCCGGGGGCCGGGGTGATGATGCCCCTCACCGCCGTGGGGCTGTGCTGCGCCGGCTGCGCGCTGTGGCTCCTGAGGAAGAAGCCGGGTGAGCGCCTGACCCGGGGTCTGGGGATGACGCTCGCGCTGCTCGTCGTGGCGCTGGGCGGGCTGGTGCTGCTCCAGTATGCGACGCGGCGGGACCTCGGCATCGACCACCTCTTCTTCGAGGACACCCTCGCCCGGCTGGCACCGCGACTGCCGGGACGCCCATCGCCGCTGACGGCGGCGAGCATGATGCTGCTCGGATTCGCGCTGCTGTTGCTGCACGTCAGGCTTCGCTCGGGATGGCATCCCGCCCGTCCGCTCGCCCTGCTCGTCGCGCTGGTGTCCACGCAGGCCCTCATCGGCTACGCGTATCTGGAGAAGGACCCGTTGACCGCGTTCATCGGGCTCCAGGCCTTCGGGCTCTACACACCGATGGCGCTGCACTCGGCGCTGCTGTTCCTGCTGCTCTCGGTCGGAATCCTCTCCGTGCACCCCCGACATGGACTGATGGGGGTGCTGCTGCGGGACGACGCCGGTGGGCTCATGGCGCGCAGGCTGCTGCCCGCGGTCGTCGCCCTGCCGCTGCTCGTGTGGGGACTGCGGCTGGTCAGCGAGGAGCTCGGCTTTCGGAGTGGCCCGTTCGGCACCTCGGTCTTCGCGCTCGTCACGGTGCTCGCCTTCGTGCTCCTGCTGGCTCGCAACGCGAACGCCCTGTCCCGACTGGATGCGCGCCAGCGCGAAGTGGCGCAGTCGCTGCGCATCTCCGAGGCCCGCTTCGCCGGCATCGTCAACAACGCCGCGGACGCCATCATCGCCGTCGACGAGCAGCGGAACCTCACCCTGTTCAACACCGGCGCCGAGCGCATCTTCGGCTACGCCGCGGTCGAGGTGCTGGGCAGGCCGATGGACCTGTTGCTCAGCGAGCCCCTCGAACTCCCGGCGCGGAACGCCGCCGGAACGCACCGGGGCGACGAGGAGCGCACGCCCCTGTCCGGCCGGCGCAAGAGTGGGGAGGTGTTCCCCGCGGAGGCCACGCTCGCCGACGTGCGGGTGGATGACGTCGCGTTCAGGGCCGTCATCCTGCGCGACATGAGCGCGCGGGTGCGAGCGGAGGAGGCCCGGCGCAACCGGGAGGAGTTGTTCCGCACCGCCTTCGACCATGCCCCCATCGGCATGTCCCTGGTCGGCCTGGACGGACACTTCCTGAACGTGAACGAGGCGCTGGGGCAGATGCTCGGGTACTCGCGCGAGGAGCTGTGCGCGGTGACGTTCCAGGACCTCACGCACCCGGAGGACCTGGAGGAGGACCTGCTCCAGGTGCGCCGACTGCTGGATGGGGAGCTGGGCACCTATCAGCTCGAGAAGCGCTACCATCACAAGCTGGGCCACTCGGTGTCCGTCCTGCTCACCGCGTCCCTCGTCCACGACTCGAGGGGCAGACCCCTGCACTTCATCTCCCAGGTGCAGGACATCTCCGAGCGCAAGCAACAGGAGCGGGAGCAGCGCCTGCTGGCGGAGGCCGGGCCCAGGCTCGCAAGTTCGCTGGACCCCGGGACGACCGTCACGACCGTGTCGCGGCTGCTCGTCCCCGCGCTGGCGGACTTCTGCGTCGTGACGATGATCGACGAGCACGGGAAGGTCCAACGCCGCGAGTGTCTTGCCTCCACGCAGCAGAAGACGTGGGTGATGGAGGAGCTGTTCGGCGCGTATCCGCAGGTCCACCTGCGCCGGGGACACGAGCTGGCGGAGGTCTTCATGAGCGGCCAGCCGCTGCTGCTGGAAGAGGTCCCCGCGTCGCTCCTGGAGAGCACCGCGGAGGATGCCCGGCACCTGGAGCTGCTGCGACGGCTCGCGCCCCGCTCGGTCATCGTGGTGCCCTTGAGCGCGCGCGGTCACACGGTGGGCGTCGTCGCGCTGGGCACCTCCGAGTCCGGGCGGAGCTATGGGCGTCGGGACCTGGCGCTCGTCGAGGAGCTGGCGCGGCGCGCGGCGCTGGCCCTCGACAACGCGAGCCTGCATGCGCGCTCCGAGGAGGCCACGCACCTTCGCGACGAGGTGCTGCGCATCGTCGCCCATGACCTGCGCGCGCCCCTGAACGTCATCTCGCTGAGCGCGGGGACGATGATGAAGCGCTCGCCGTCGGAGCGCGCCGCGGACTCCCGCCCGCTGACCTCCATCCAGAAGGCGGTCACCCGGGCGACGGCGCTCATCGAGGACCTGCTGGACGTGGCGCGGATGCAGGGCGGCAGCCTCACCGTGGACCGCCGGCCGGAGTCGACGGTGGCGCTGCTCACGGAGTCACTGGAGCTGCATCGCGCGCTGGCCGAGGCCCAGTCCGTCCAGCTCCAATTGGACGTCGGCCCCGACACGCCGGACCTCTTCGTGGACCGGGACCGGGTGCTGCAGCTCTTCTCCAACCTGATTGGCAACGCGCTCAAGTTCACCCCGATGGGCGGCTGCATCGTCCTGCGCGCGCGCCCGTGGGGGGAGATGGTGCGCTGCTCGGTGAGCGACACGGGCTCGGGGATTCCGCCCGAGGACCAGCTCCACCTGTTCGAGCCCTTCTGGCAGGCCCGGAGCCGCGCGAAGGAAGGCGCGGGCCTGGGGCTCACCATCGTCAAGGGCATCACCGAGGCCCATGGCGGCCGGGTCTGGGTGGACAGCCAGCCCGGACTCGGCACCACGTTCTACTGCTCACTGCCCGCCGTGCACTCGGTGGACAGTGCCCTGACCTGGCATGTCTGA
- the glsA gene encoding glutaminase A produces the protein MKLASRGRRSWLLSTCLLALAGPGVALGAAPRSKPSASQTTARPSPGDEAMPSETDIQQALQKAHTQFKGTKEGKNADYIPYLATVDPNLFGLALVTVDGKIYTAGDAASPFPIESLSKPFTLARLMEEVGAKKVEDKIGVDATGQPFNSIVAIEMNEDHRAGNPLVNAGAITSVSLIPAKTPDERWKKISGNFNSFAGEPLSVNEEVYKSETATNTRNQSISALLESYKVLGSPREQALDLYTRQCSVNVTARQLATMGATLANGGINPVTGERVISPDTARRTLALMATNGLYENTGEWLYQAGVPAKSGVGGGIVAVVPGRYAIAAFSPPLDKAGNSVRAQRAITHVVNSLGDNLYAATPGGAGTMGTGGAGRDGAEQKTPPSP, from the coding sequence ATGAAGCTCGCAAGCCGCGGTCGCAGAAGCTGGTTGCTCTCCACATGCCTGCTGGCCCTCGCGGGCCCCGGTGTCGCGCTCGGCGCCGCGCCCAGGTCCAAGCCCTCCGCGTCCCAGACGACTGCCCGCCCCTCCCCCGGAGACGAGGCGATGCCGTCCGAGACAGACATCCAGCAGGCCCTCCAGAAGGCCCACACGCAGTTCAAGGGGACCAAGGAAGGCAAGAACGCGGACTACATCCCGTACCTGGCCACGGTGGACCCCAACCTCTTCGGCCTCGCGCTCGTCACCGTCGACGGGAAGATCTACACCGCCGGCGACGCCGCCTCGCCCTTCCCCATCGAGTCGCTCTCCAAGCCCTTCACGTTGGCACGGCTGATGGAGGAGGTGGGCGCCAAGAAGGTCGAGGACAAGATTGGCGTGGACGCCACCGGGCAGCCGTTCAACTCCATCGTCGCCATCGAGATGAACGAGGATCACCGCGCCGGCAATCCGCTGGTCAACGCGGGCGCCATCACCTCCGTGAGCCTGATTCCCGCGAAGACGCCCGACGAGCGCTGGAAGAAGATCAGCGGCAACTTCAACTCCTTCGCGGGCGAGCCGCTCTCCGTGAACGAGGAGGTCTACAAGTCGGAGACGGCCACCAACACGCGCAACCAGTCCATCTCCGCGCTGCTGGAGTCCTATAAAGTCCTCGGCTCCCCGCGCGAGCAGGCGCTCGACCTCTACACGCGGCAGTGCTCGGTCAACGTCACGGCCCGGCAGCTCGCCACCATGGGCGCCACGCTCGCCAACGGTGGAATCAATCCCGTCACCGGTGAGCGGGTCATCAGCCCGGACACCGCGCGGCGCACCCTGGCGCTGATGGCCACCAATGGTCTGTATGAGAACACCGGCGAGTGGCTCTATCAGGCCGGCGTCCCCGCCAAGAGCGGCGTGGGCGGTGGCATCGTCGCCGTGGTGCCGGGCCGCTACGCCATCGCGGCGTTCTCTCCGCCGCTCGACAAGGCGGGCAACAGCGTGCGCGCCCAGCGCGCCATCACCCATGTGGTGAACTCGCTGGGTGACAACCTGTACGCCGCCACGCCGGGCGGCGCGGGCACGATGGGCACCGGTGGCGCGGGCCGCGATGGCGCGGAGCAGAAGACGCCTCCCTCGCCGTAG
- a CDS encoding aminotransferase class I/II-fold pyridoxal phosphate-dependent enzyme codes for MAEPLTSLESGVQAHLLSAVFNPEQVRLDVWNRLREEVSRLEARHAEGQVSPEHMEQVLSLFAEVHPIERLFVFPGEARLLRLAEMARRHDVEELAEEVRRLVGLLSLHRDRACLLTDLDGTRAAAPESSHYFTTLVVDDMAAADFERVHRGMLEAQRGEHQFLYELLQVRSVEDALVAVLVNDDVQVCVVRQDLPLRSRSPVKQLRSTLEPILAEAERNGDEAGLVVARWVRRLRPHLNVYLITDESLVGREMHTERLFDRVFYRYESAHELNVTVVDGVRERYRTPFFDALKHYASRPIGNFHALPIARGHSVYNSRWLRDMGEFYGPNLFMAESSSTAGGLDSLLEPTGSIKQAQEKAAKTFGAKQTFFVTNGTSTANKIVHQTLLQPGDVVLIDRNCHKSHHYGLVLAGAHTVYLDAYPVREFAMYGGVALSTLKAKLLELKSAGRLDRVKLVVLTNCTFDGLVYHPERVMEELLAIKPDLCFLWDEAWFAYATFMPLARQRTAMRAAQKLAERLRSRAYREEYRAWRARRGDGDAVAGARALEERLLPDPDKVRVRVYATQSTHKSLSAFRQASMLHVWDEDFERRAAAPLTEAYFTHITTSPNHQLVASLDLARRQMDLEGFAMVKEAYQLAMRMRERLREDPLLHRYLRLLDAEQMVPEVFRSSGLNRYVGPGSAGVDEMTRAWAQDEFVLDPTRLTLFTALTGRNGFEFRSKVLMERLGIQVNHTSINTVLMNATIGVTWGSLSFLLDGLRQEAERLETMLAQATGAERRLFDAKVRAITEELPPLPDFSGFHPAFQPSGGVGEGDLRGAFFLAYREENAEFVSLPEASQALDSGRRLVSTRFVVPYPPGFPILVPGQEVSPGIVEFMRKLDVKEVHGYRPELGLSVFTEAALERAASTPAPEVPERRERGPRHAPGHNGSTPATH; via the coding sequence ATGGCGGAGCCCCTGACCTCGCTGGAGTCTGGTGTCCAGGCACACCTGTTGTCCGCGGTCTTCAATCCCGAGCAGGTCCGACTGGACGTGTGGAACCGGCTGCGGGAGGAGGTGTCGCGGCTGGAGGCGCGGCACGCCGAGGGGCAGGTGTCGCCCGAGCACATGGAGCAGGTGCTCTCGCTCTTCGCGGAGGTGCACCCCATCGAGCGGCTCTTCGTGTTCCCGGGCGAGGCCCGGCTGCTGAGGCTGGCGGAGATGGCGCGTCGACACGACGTGGAGGAGCTGGCCGAGGAGGTGCGTCGGCTGGTGGGCCTGTTGAGCCTGCATCGCGACCGCGCCTGTCTGCTCACGGACCTGGACGGGACGCGCGCGGCGGCGCCGGAGAGCTCGCACTACTTCACCACGCTGGTGGTGGATGACATGGCGGCGGCGGACTTCGAGCGGGTCCACCGCGGGATGCTGGAGGCGCAGCGCGGGGAGCATCAGTTCCTCTACGAGCTGCTCCAGGTTCGCTCGGTGGAGGACGCGCTGGTGGCGGTGCTCGTCAACGACGACGTGCAGGTGTGCGTGGTGCGGCAGGACCTGCCGCTGCGATCGCGCTCGCCCGTGAAGCAGCTGCGCTCCACGCTGGAGCCCATCCTCGCGGAGGCGGAGCGCAACGGCGATGAGGCGGGGCTCGTGGTGGCGCGCTGGGTGCGGCGTCTTCGTCCGCACCTCAACGTCTACCTCATCACCGACGAGTCGCTGGTGGGGCGGGAGATGCACACCGAGCGCCTGTTCGACCGCGTCTTCTACCGGTACGAGTCCGCGCACGAGCTGAACGTCACCGTGGTGGACGGGGTGCGCGAGCGCTACCGGACGCCGTTCTTCGACGCGCTCAAGCACTACGCCTCGCGCCCCATCGGCAACTTCCACGCGCTGCCGATTGCCCGAGGACACTCGGTGTACAACTCGCGCTGGCTGCGGGACATGGGGGAGTTCTACGGGCCCAACCTGTTCATGGCGGAGTCCTCGTCCACCGCGGGCGGGCTGGACTCCCTGTTGGAGCCGACGGGGTCCATCAAGCAGGCGCAGGAGAAGGCGGCGAAGACGTTCGGCGCCAAGCAGACCTTCTTCGTCACCAACGGCACGTCGACGGCGAACAAGATCGTCCACCAGACGCTGCTCCAGCCCGGCGACGTGGTGCTCATCGACCGCAACTGCCACAAGTCGCACCACTACGGGCTGGTGCTCGCGGGCGCGCACACGGTGTACCTGGACGCGTATCCGGTGCGGGAGTTCGCGATGTACGGCGGCGTGGCGCTGAGCACGCTGAAGGCGAAGCTCCTGGAGCTGAAGTCCGCGGGGCGGTTGGACCGGGTGAAGCTGGTGGTGTTGACCAACTGCACCTTCGACGGGCTCGTCTACCATCCGGAGCGGGTGATGGAGGAGCTGCTGGCCATCAAGCCGGACCTCTGCTTCCTCTGGGACGAGGCCTGGTTCGCCTACGCCACGTTCATGCCGCTGGCGCGTCAGCGCACGGCGATGCGGGCCGCGCAGAAGCTGGCGGAGCGGCTGCGCAGCCGCGCGTACCGCGAGGAGTACCGGGCGTGGCGTGCCCGGCGCGGAGACGGGGACGCGGTGGCGGGGGCCCGCGCGTTGGAGGAGCGCCTGCTGCCGGACCCGGACAAGGTGCGCGTGCGCGTGTACGCGACGCAGTCCACGCACAAGTCGCTGTCGGCGTTCCGTCAGGCCTCGATGCTGCACGTGTGGGACGAAGACTTCGAGCGCCGCGCAGCCGCGCCGCTGACGGAGGCGTACTTCACGCACATCACCACGTCGCCGAACCACCAGCTCGTGGCGTCGCTGGACCTGGCGCGCCGGCAGATGGACCTGGAGGGCTTCGCGATGGTGAAGGAGGCCTACCAGCTGGCGATGCGGATGCGCGAGCGGCTGCGCGAGGACCCGCTGCTGCATCGCTACCTGCGGCTGCTGGACGCGGAGCAGATGGTGCCGGAGGTGTTCCGGAGCTCGGGATTGAACCGCTACGTGGGGCCGGGCTCGGCGGGCGTGGACGAGATGACGCGGGCGTGGGCACAGGACGAGTTCGTGCTGGACCCGACGCGCCTGACGCTCTTCACCGCGCTCACGGGGCGCAACGGGTTCGAGTTCCGGAGCAAGGTGTTGATGGAGCGGCTGGGCATCCAGGTGAACCACACATCCATCAACACGGTGTTGATGAACGCGACGATTGGCGTGACCTGGGGCTCGCTGTCGTTCCTCCTGGACGGGCTCCGGCAGGAGGCGGAGCGACTGGAGACGATGCTGGCGCAGGCGACGGGCGCGGAGCGCAGGCTGTTCGACGCGAAGGTGCGCGCCATCACCGAGGAGCTGCCGCCACTGCCGGACTTCAGCGGGTTCCATCCGGCGTTCCAGCCCTCGGGCGGCGTGGGGGAGGGCGACTTGCGCGGCGCCTTCTTCCTCGCGTATCGCGAGGAGAACGCCGAGTTCGTGTCGTTGCCCGAAGCTTCGCAAGCGTTGGACTCCGGGCGGCGGCTGGTGTCCACGCGCTTCGTGGTGCCGTATCCGCCGGGCTTCCCCATCCTGGTGCCGGGGCAGGAGGTGAGCCCGGGCATCGTGGAGTTCATGCGGAAGCTGGACGTGAAGGAGGTCCACGGCTACCGACCGGAGCTCGGGTTGAGCGTCTTCACGGAGGCCGCGCTGGAGCGCGCCGCGAGCACGCCGGCACCGGAGGTCCCCGAGCGCCGGGAGCGCGGCCCGCGTCACGCGCCGGGCCACAACGGGTCCACGCCCGCGACGCACTGA